In Sedimentibacter sp. MB31-C6, one genomic interval encodes:
- the ptsP gene encoding phosphoenolpyruvate--protein phosphotransferase yields MKGLGVSQGIGIGKAFVIKKRELNVEITHINDVDAEIKRLNTAINLSKDQINNIYLKTLKEIGEKEAQIFKSHEMMLEDEAFINEIKEKIKSEKVSAEYAIKEIANIYINMFDNIKDDYLRERADDVKDIIGRVLHNLLGVQTTDFSKMKENSIIVAKDLTPSDTAQLDRNKVLAMITEMGGKTSHAAIMARIMGIPTVVGIEGILDFVHNNDNIICDGKTGKVIINPNKKQLKYYIQKKLNEEKINNELKKQTGLPSITKDNYKVELFSNISTPKDVATVLENDAEGIGLFRSEFIFMNRDCQPTEDEQFEQYKEVLEKMNNKPVIIRTMDIGADKEVPYIDIPKEINPFLGYRAIRVCLVNVDVFRTQLRAILRASVFGNVKIMFPMISTMKELKDAKIVLEEAKQELKKEGILFDDNIEVGIMIEIPSAAITSDQLAKEVDFFSIGTNDLIQYTMAVDRMNSKLSHLYSQYHPALLRLINNVITNAHNAGIWVGMCGEAAGDFKLIPVFLGMGLDEFSMNAPSILRARYIIRNLKKKDMENIAEETLNLETALDVENYLSNLFAEEEDSHFNRRSKGSN; encoded by the coding sequence ATGAAGGGTTTAGGAGTATCTCAAGGAATAGGAATAGGTAAAGCTTTTGTTATAAAAAAGAGAGAATTAAATGTAGAAATAACTCATATAAATGATGTCGATGCAGAAATTAAAAGGTTAAATACTGCAATTAATTTAAGTAAAGATCAAATAAACAATATATATTTAAAAACGCTAAAAGAAATTGGTGAAAAAGAAGCCCAAATTTTCAAGTCGCATGAAATGATGCTTGAAGATGAGGCCTTTATAAATGAAATTAAAGAGAAAATAAAAAGCGAAAAAGTTAGCGCAGAATATGCTATTAAAGAAATAGCAAATATATATATTAATATGTTTGATAACATAAAGGATGATTATCTTAGAGAAAGAGCTGACGATGTTAAAGATATAATAGGAAGAGTATTACACAACTTATTAGGTGTTCAAACTACAGATTTTTCAAAGATGAAAGAAAATTCAATTATAGTGGCAAAAGACTTGACTCCTTCAGATACAGCACAACTTGATAGAAACAAGGTTTTAGCTATGATTACAGAAATGGGAGGCAAGACATCTCATGCTGCTATTATGGCAAGAATTATGGGTATTCCTACTGTTGTTGGAATAGAAGGAATATTAGATTTTGTACATAATAATGATAATATTATTTGTGATGGGAAAACTGGTAAAGTAATTATAAATCCTAATAAAAAACAACTAAAGTATTATATTCAAAAAAAATTAAATGAAGAAAAAATAAATAATGAGTTAAAAAAGCAAACAGGATTACCTTCTATAACAAAAGATAATTATAAAGTAGAACTTTTTTCAAATATTAGCACCCCTAAAGACGTAGCAACAGTTTTAGAAAATGATGCTGAAGGAATTGGTTTATTTAGAAGCGAATTTATTTTTATGAACAGAGACTGTCAACCAACTGAAGATGAGCAGTTTGAGCAATATAAAGAAGTTCTTGAAAAAATGAATAATAAACCTGTAATTATTAGAACTATGGATATTGGTGCTGATAAAGAAGTACCGTATATTGATATTCCAAAGGAAATAAATCCATTTTTAGGATATAGAGCAATACGAGTTTGTCTTGTAAATGTTGATGTATTTAGAACTCAACTAAGAGCAATTCTTAGGGCAAGTGTTTTTGGAAATGTTAAAATTATGTTTCCAATGATATCTACGATGAAAGAATTAAAAGATGCTAAGATAGTATTAGAAGAAGCAAAACAAGAATTAAAAAAAGAAGGAATATTATTTGATGATAATATAGAAGTAGGTATTATGATTGAAATACCATCTGCTGCTATAACGTCAGATCAATTAGCGAAAGAAGTTGACTTTTTTAGTATAGGTACTAATGACTTAATTCAATATACAATGGCAGTCGACAGAATGAATTCAAAATTATCCCACCTATACAGTCAATATCATCCTGCGCTTTTGAGATTAATAAATAATGTAATTACAAATGCACATAACGCAGGTATATGGGTTGGTATGTGTGGTGAAGCAGCCGGTGATTTTAAATTAATTCCAGTTTTTTTAGGAATGGGTTTAGACGAATTTAGTATGAATGCTCCATCAATTCTTAGAGCAAGATACATAATTCGAAATTTAAAGAAAAAGGACATGGAAAATATAGCAGAAGAAACACTTAATTTGGAAACTGCTTTGGATGTAGAAAATTATTTAAGTAATTTATTTGCTGAAGAAGAAGATAGCCATTTCAACAGAAGAAGTAAAGGGAGTAATTAG
- a CDS encoding flavodoxin family protein, with amino-acid sequence MNNKKVSVVFHSVCGNNYLIAKEFYKEFSKYNAEIKILKVDDPNLDSLASQFPIAGQYKDEIMQLESANAEKLLDSDIIIMGSPTYFGNVSGAMKAFMDSFSPYWPDAKFWGKKLFAYSTCANGEGGGDMCLNAINIFGLHMGMIPIPIPANLLPSQSYPAYGLLHYVGDYSNLRPSGFTITAIKEITERLLKI; translated from the coding sequence ATGAATAACAAAAAAGTATCAGTAGTATTTCACAGTGTATGTGGAAATAATTACTTAATTGCAAAAGAATTCTATAAAGAATTCAGTAAATATAATGCAGAAATAAAAATTTTAAAAGTAGATGATCCAAACCTTGATAGCCTAGCAAGTCAATTTCCAATAGCAGGACAATATAAAGATGAAATAATGCAATTAGAATCAGCTAATGCCGAAAAGTTATTAGATAGTGATATAATAATAATGGGCTCCCCAACATATTTTGGGAATGTTTCAGGTGCAATGAAAGCATTTATGGATTCATTTTCACCATATTGGCCAGATGCTAAATTTTGGGGTAAGAAACTTTTCGCTTATTCAACCTGTGCTAATGGAGAAGGTGGAGGAGACATGTGTCTTAATGCAATAAATATATTTGGTCTTCATATGGGGATGATTCCAATTCCTATACCAGCAAATTTGCTTCCAAGTCAAAGTTATCCTGCTTACGGACTATTACATTATGTTGGAGATTATTCAAACCTTAGACCAAGTGGATTCACTATTACTGCAATTAAAGAAATTACAGAAAGATTATTAAAAATATAA
- the rlmD gene encoding 23S rRNA (uracil(1939)-C(5))-methyltransferase RlmD, protein MKKGDIIEVKIVDIQFPNKGIATHEGQKIIIKNAIPGQKVKTRISKIKKDNIEAKVVEILLKADYEQDALCDKFNICGGCAYQNVPYEKQMQIKEKQVKTLLDSVLTEKYDFLPIVPSPKITEYRNKMEFSFGDEVKEGPLTLGMHKRNSFHSIVNTNECYIVDNDFRQILCRILDYFQGNSQSHYRKMTKIGFLKYLIVRKTEKTGQILINLITTSQSTLNEEEFVEIILNTKLDGTIKCIAHSIYDGVADVAKADSMKVLYGEDKIVEELLGLKFNISSYSFFQTNSLGAEKLYSIARDFIGTTKDKTIFDLYSGTGTIGQILAPKAKKVIGIELVEEAVEKANENAKLNNLDNCTFIAGDVLKKIDELNDKPDIIVLDPPREGIHPKAIQKIIDYKPETFIYISCKPTSLVKDLPYFLENDYKVEKVQCVDMFPMTPHVESIILMTYCGSKKK, encoded by the coding sequence ATGAAAAAGGGAGATATAATAGAAGTAAAGATAGTTGATATTCAATTTCCAAACAAAGGAATAGCGACACACGAAGGACAGAAAATAATAATAAAAAATGCTATACCTGGTCAAAAGGTGAAGACAAGAATTAGTAAAATAAAAAAAGATAATATCGAAGCTAAGGTAGTAGAAATATTACTAAAGGCAGATTATGAGCAGGATGCCTTGTGTGATAAGTTTAACATATGCGGTGGCTGTGCCTATCAAAATGTACCATATGAAAAACAAATGCAAATTAAAGAAAAACAGGTAAAAACATTGTTAGATAGTGTATTAACAGAAAAGTATGATTTTCTTCCAATAGTACCAAGTCCTAAAATTACAGAATATAGGAATAAAATGGAGTTTTCATTTGGTGATGAAGTAAAAGAAGGACCTTTAACATTGGGAATGCATAAAAGAAATAGCTTTCATAGTATTGTAAATACAAATGAATGCTATATAGTAGATAATGACTTTCGACAAATATTATGTAGAATTTTAGATTATTTCCAAGGAAATAGTCAGTCCCATTATCGCAAAATGACGAAAATTGGATTTTTAAAATATTTAATAGTAAGAAAAACAGAAAAAACAGGACAAATTTTAATTAATTTAATAACTACTAGTCAAAGTACATTAAATGAAGAAGAATTTGTTGAAATTATATTAAATACTAAATTAGATGGAACAATAAAATGCATAGCTCACTCAATTTATGATGGAGTAGCCGATGTAGCAAAGGCAGATTCGATGAAAGTTTTATATGGAGAGGATAAGATTGTAGAGGAACTACTTGGGTTAAAGTTCAATATTTCATCCTATTCATTCTTTCAAACAAACTCTTTAGGAGCAGAAAAACTGTATTCAATAGCCAGAGATTTTATCGGAACTACAAAAGATAAAACCATATTCGACCTCTACTCTGGAACAGGAACTATCGGACAAATTTTAGCACCAAAAGCTAAAAAAGTAATAGGTATAGAATTAGTTGAAGAAGCTGTAGAAAAGGCTAACGAAAATGCAAAACTTAACAATCTTGACAACTGTACTTTTATAGCAGGTGATGTTTTGAAGAAAATAGATGAATTAAATGATAAACCTGATATTATAGTTTTAGACCCACCAAGAGAGGGCATACACCCAAAAGCAATCCAAAAAATAATAGACTATAAACCGGAAACATTCATTTATATTTCCTGTAAGCCAACATCCTTAGTAAAAGATTTGCCATATTTCTTGGAAAATGATTATAAAGTAGAAAAAGTACAATGTGTAGATATGTTTCCAATGACGCCGCACGTTGAGAGTATAATTCTGATGACGTATTGTGGCTCGAAGAAGAAATAA
- a CDS encoding ArsR/SmtB family transcription factor, whose amino-acid sequence MQISDEQIEVYTKFFHGLSNPTRYRIILSLIDGPKNVGELTEDIGCSQSLISMQLKCLKWCNYVKSSKDGKNIYYSISDERVIALVKLGQSIADGNTDEICTCEILKNEKYTENKEG is encoded by the coding sequence ATGCAAATTAGTGATGAACAAATTGAAGTATATACAAAATTCTTTCATGGATTATCAAATCCTACAAGATATAGAATTATACTTTCCTTAATAGATGGTCCTAAAAATGTGGGAGAATTAACAGAGGATATTGGGTGTTCTCAAAGTCTTATTTCAATGCAGTTAAAATGCTTGAAATGGTGCAACTATGTGAAATCGTCAAAGGATGGAAAGAATATTTACTACTCTATTTCAGATGAAAGAGTGATAGCACTTGTTAAATTAGGTCAATCTATAGCTGACGGAAATACGGATGAAATATGTACTTGTGAAATATTAAAAAATGAAAAGTATACCGAAAACAAGGAGGGATAA
- the merA gene encoding mercury(II) reductase has translation MSENAKDFDIIIIGGGSAGFAAAIKASQFNKKVAVVESGVIGGTCLNVGCVPTKNLLRAAEIYHFGKENPFAGINMKQVSLDFKEIIMQKDNLLAELRKEKYIDIYENDKNITLLKGKAEFINQDTIQINEEQYKASKYIITTGSRSSIAKIDGLGCVKYLTNIEIMELDKLPEKLIIIGGGWIAVEFAQMFSMFGSKVTILQRSGRIVKNEEPEISDALEKALKNHGINIVTDISFQKVYEENNRKYVTVIKDGNEQTFEGDQLLIATGRTPNSDNMGLEKAGVIVDEKGYIKINEYLQTSNPNVYAAGDVIGNYMLVTVNAHEGSVAGENATQNNIRKPNYKAVPHAIFTSPQVASVGLKESEAIELGLKVNSRTLDMGLVPKAAAIRNTQGFVKMIIDKDTKKILGVHVIGELAADIIQEATLALQFNLTSTDISNTIHVYPTMSEAIKLVAQSFDRDMKKLSCCAE, from the coding sequence ATGAGCGAAAATGCAAAAGACTTTGATATAATTATTATTGGAGGTGGCTCGGCAGGGTTTGCCGCAGCAATTAAGGCTTCTCAGTTTAATAAAAAAGTTGCAGTTGTTGAAAGTGGAGTAATTGGAGGAACATGTTTAAATGTAGGATGTGTGCCTACCAAGAACTTGCTAAGAGCAGCAGAAATATATCATTTTGGAAAAGAGAACCCTTTTGCTGGCATCAATATGAAACAAGTAAGTTTAGATTTTAAAGAGATTATTATGCAAAAAGATAATCTGCTTGCAGAGCTTAGAAAAGAAAAATATATCGATATTTATGAAAATGACAAAAATATTACCTTACTTAAAGGTAAGGCTGAATTTATTAATCAAGATACCATACAGATAAATGAAGAACAGTATAAGGCTTCTAAATATATAATTACAACTGGTTCTAGGTCTTCTATTGCTAAGATTGATGGCTTAGGATGTGTAAAATACTTAACCAATATTGAAATTATGGAGTTAGATAAGTTACCTGAAAAATTAATTATTATAGGTGGTGGCTGGATCGCTGTTGAGTTTGCTCAAATGTTTTCTATGTTTGGTTCAAAGGTTACAATTCTACAAAGAAGCGGAAGAATAGTTAAAAATGAAGAGCCTGAAATTTCTGATGCCTTAGAAAAAGCACTAAAAAACCATGGAATAAATATTGTGACAGATATTTCATTTCAAAAAGTGTATGAAGAAAATAATAGAAAGTATGTAACTGTTATAAAAGACGGGAATGAACAGACTTTTGAAGGTGACCAATTACTAATAGCCACAGGGAGAACTCCAAACTCTGATAACATGGGGCTGGAAAAGGCAGGAGTAATAGTAGATGAAAAAGGTTATATAAAAATTAATGAATATTTACAAACATCAAATCCTAATGTTTATGCGGCTGGTGATGTTATTGGAAACTATATGCTTGTTACGGTAAATGCCCATGAAGGTTCAGTAGCGGGTGAAAATGCTACTCAGAACAATATAAGAAAGCCTAACTATAAAGCAGTTCCTCATGCAATATTTACTAGCCCTCAAGTGGCATCTGTAGGACTTAAGGAATCTGAAGCTATAGAGTTAGGATTAAAAGTTAATAGTAGGACTTTAGATATGGGATTAGTCCCAAAAGCAGCTGCAATTAGAAATACTCAAGGCTTTGTAAAGATGATTATTGACAAAGATACTAAAAAGATTCTGGGGGTTCATGTTATAGGTGAGTTAGCGGCAGATATTATCCAAGAGGCAACCTTAGCATTACAATTTAATCTCACAAGCACTGATATATCAAATACTATACACGTATACCCTACTATGTCAGAAGCAATAAAACTTGTTGCGCAATCCTTTGATAGGGATATGAAAAAACTTAGCTGTTGTGCTGAATAA
- a CDS encoding Csac_0668 family 2Fe-2S cluster-binding (seleno)protein → MIEKEEGNNPNMSCCGNESESITIAKKNNLCPVCEKQGTLVKNITVNHMVLNELTEQVSDNDYFLCMSEECDITYYNTKSNIKFNKQQLKVPIWFKKDANPKYACYCSKVTEEQVINAVIKDGATNMKEVLKITGAMGNSQCQKKNPLGKCCHKIIQDAIDKGLSMK, encoded by the coding sequence ATGATTGAAAAAGAAGAAGGCAATAATCCAAATATGTCTTGCTGTGGAAATGAATCAGAATCTATAACCATAGCAAAAAAAAATAATCTATGCCCTGTATGTGAAAAACAAGGAACTCTTGTAAAAAATATTACAGTAAATCATATGGTACTCAACGAGCTAACGGAGCAAGTTAGCGACAACGATTATTTTTTGTGTATGAGTGAGGAATGTGATATTACTTACTACAATACAAAATCTAATATCAAATTTAATAAACAGCAATTAAAAGTGCCCATATGGTTTAAGAAAGACGCTAATCCTAAATATGCGTGCTACTGTAGTAAAGTAACGGAGGAACAAGTTATAAATGCTGTCATAAAAGATGGTGCTACTAATATGAAAGAGGTTCTAAAGATTACGGGTGCAATGGGAAATTCACAATGTCAGAAGAAAAATCCATTAGGTAAGTGCTGCCATAAAATAATTCAGGATGCAATAGATAAGGGATTATCCATGAAATAA
- a CDS encoding ArsR/SmtB family transcription factor — MTEKFNSIERCDCNVIHEDIVNQVRDKMPQEESLYDLAELFKVFGDSTRIRILWALHESEMCVCDIAVLLNMTQSAISHQLRVLKQANLVKNRKEGKVVYYSLVDDHVREIFDQGLIHINEK, encoded by the coding sequence ATGACTGAAAAATTTAATTCAATTGAAAGATGTGACTGCAATGTAATTCATGAGGATATTGTAAATCAAGTTAGAGATAAAATGCCTCAAGAAGAAAGCCTTTACGATTTAGCAGAATTATTTAAAGTATTTGGAGATTCAACACGAATCAGGATACTATGGGCTTTACATGAATCTGAAATGTGTGTTTGTGATATCGCTGTATTACTTAACATGACACAATCAGCAATTTCCCATCAGCTGAGAGTCTTAAAACAAGCTAATTTAGTAAAAAACAGAAAAGAAGGCAAAGTAGTATATTATTCATTAGTTGACGATCATGTAAGAGAAATATTTGACCAAGGTCTAATTCATATCAACGAGAAGTAG
- a CDS encoding cation transporter: protein MKKKFILEGLDCANCAAKMEKAINELDGVKEATVNFMTTKLVIDGEDEKMPTIIAEAEKIVKKIEPDTTMKKA from the coding sequence ATGAAAAAGAAATTTATACTTGAAGGTTTAGATTGTGCAAATTGCGCGGCAAAAATGGAAAAGGCTATTAATGAGCTTGATGGAGTGAAAGAAGCTACTGTTAACTTTATGACCACAAAACTCGTTATTGATGGTGAGGATGAAAAAATGCCAACAATAATAGCAGAGGCCGAAAAAATAGTTAAAAAAATTGAACCCGATACAACTATGAAAAAGGCTTAA
- a CDS encoding heavy metal translocating P-type ATPase: MTKRLWRIIIGAALLATAVLLNLNNEWLQIALFIISYIIVGGDVVKRAVKNIFKGQVFDENFLMSIATIGAFFIGEYPEGVAVMLFYQVGELFQSYAVGKSRKSIASLMDIRPDYANVKKGDELVKVDPDEVQIGDIIVIKAGEKIPLDGKVIEGSSMIDTSALTGESVPREVEVGSDILSGCININGVITAEVTKEFGESTVSKILDLVENASSKKSNSEQFITKFARYYTPVVVIIAVFLAIIPPLVIDGATFSDWIYRALAFLVVSCPCALVISIPLSFFGGIGGASKKGILVKGSNYLEALAQTEIVVFDKTGTLTKGVFNVQEIHPEGVSKEELLELTAYVESYSNHPISLSLKRAYGKEIDNGRISDVEEISGHGVIATVDGKKVMAGNIKLMKMMDIPYFKGELIGTAVHVAVNNKYIGYIVIADEVKEDSAQAIKELKAANIKQTVMLTGDNKSVGSKVAKELGLDKVYAELLPADKVEKLEELFSQKSTKGKLAFVGDGINDAPVLARADIGIAMGGLGSDAAIEAADIVIMTDEPSKIATAMKISKKTLKIANQNIVFAIGIKIIVLILSAFGIATMWAAIFADVGVTIIAVLNAFRALNVKKL, translated from the coding sequence ATGACAAAACGACTATGGCGAATAATTATTGGTGCAGCCTTGTTAGCTACAGCAGTATTGCTTAATTTAAATAACGAATGGTTACAGATTGCTCTCTTTATAATAAGTTACATTATTGTAGGTGGAGATGTTGTAAAAAGAGCTGTAAAAAATATTTTTAAAGGTCAAGTTTTCGATGAAAACTTTTTAATGAGTATTGCAACAATTGGTGCATTTTTTATTGGTGAGTATCCTGAAGGTGTTGCAGTTATGCTGTTTTATCAAGTTGGAGAACTGTTTCAAAGCTATGCAGTTGGCAAGTCGAGAAAGTCAATTGCAAGCCTTATGGATATTCGACCAGATTATGCAAATGTTAAAAAAGGCGATGAACTTGTCAAAGTTGACCCAGATGAAGTACAAATTGGAGATATTATTGTAATTAAAGCAGGAGAAAAAATTCCTCTTGATGGCAAGGTAATAGAGGGAAGTTCAATGATTGACACATCGGCACTTACTGGTGAATCTGTTCCTCGTGAAGTAGAAGTAGGAAGTGATATCCTGAGTGGTTGCATCAATATTAATGGAGTTATTACAGCAGAGGTTACCAAGGAATTTGGAGAATCTACTGTAAGCAAAATTCTTGATTTAGTTGAAAATGCAAGTAGTAAAAAATCCAATTCAGAACAATTTATTACTAAGTTTGCGAGATATTATACACCAGTTGTGGTTATAATTGCAGTTTTTCTAGCTATTATACCGCCTCTTGTTATAGACGGGGCGACTTTTAGTGATTGGATATATAGAGCACTAGCATTCCTTGTGGTATCCTGTCCGTGTGCTTTAGTTATTTCAATTCCTTTGAGTTTCTTCGGTGGAATAGGTGGAGCCTCAAAAAAAGGTATTTTAGTTAAAGGTAGTAACTACCTTGAAGCATTGGCTCAAACAGAGATTGTTGTTTTTGATAAAACAGGTACACTAACGAAAGGTGTATTTAATGTACAGGAAATTCATCCAGAAGGAGTTTCCAAAGAAGAGCTACTTGAATTAACTGCATATGTGGAGAGCTATTCCAATCATCCGATTTCACTTTCACTGAAACGTGCATATGGCAAAGAAATAGACAATGGACGTATTTCAGATGTAGAAGAGATATCAGGTCATGGTGTTATTGCAACAGTAGATGGCAAAAAGGTTATGGCAGGAAATATCAAACTTATGAAAATGATGGATATCCCTTATTTCAAGGGAGAGCTGATCGGTACTGCTGTACATGTTGCTGTTAATAATAAATATATAGGTTACATTGTAATTGCCGATGAGGTAAAGGAAGATTCAGCACAAGCAATCAAGGAACTTAAGGCAGCTAATATTAAGCAAACAGTTATGTTGACAGGTGATAATAAAAGTGTTGGTTCAAAAGTTGCTAAAGAGCTTGGTCTTGATAAGGTTTATGCAGAACTATTGCCAGCAGACAAAGTTGAAAAACTAGAAGAATTATTTTCACAAAAATCCACAAAAGGTAAACTCGCCTTTGTCGGTGACGGAATCAATGATGCACCTGTATTAGCTCGTGCAGATATTGGAATAGCAATGGGTGGTTTAGGTTCTGATGCAGCCATTGAAGCTGCTGATATTGTAATTATGACTGATGAGCCATCGAAAATTGCTACTGCAATGAAGATTTCTAAAAAGACATTAAAAATTGCAAATCAAAACATAGTATTTGCAATTGGAATAAAGATAATTGTTCTTATTTTGAGTGCTTTTGGAATAGCTACTATGTGGGCAGCTATATTTGCAGATGTAGGTGTAACTATCATTGCAGTATTAAATGCTTTTAGAGCTTTGAATGTAAAGAAGCTATAA
- a CDS encoding antirestriction protein ArdA: MLIRLKRFDRKEDESIMFNFPYEESEISNVYNQLELKTSIAPNCYIEEVVYDPDINEVLKGKECNIDELNFLFKRMDSFDTKERKIFFASAFAENPETIAELINQSFNTHCYSLVSDFNNLETVGKDLYLSEKQAVATRELEELDGGSFAMEVIKNNTNFRITPYGVLYKNSNVPEQIYNGKQFPPYHWKETVATIHLTAKGANEFIYLPCSDVEIEKALMRLDTPYLHDCEVTIDSHNFSDRIINIISADTTPLTKIDTLNKLAEYYKEIGNHDIEYFEKLMDYVKPRTVDEIFALADSMYEFELFDGIHNVENYGRYMICDSGHFEYDSNLEEYIDFKRYGQQKMGHEFGALSEKGYIIYHGYNQKLANLLFENLGMVFPKQEELKTFKLFMPLRITTYDIENEYGYKEYANEPQEISNAEVVEYLDVILKAIEENNLPEEEQRGLMRYYDDHDSVNAKVSKYVFSVELVEGEVIGVAFLTLNDELTPKELEKIKDNITGQASDGWCEGFEQREISTEMGDIYVSFWNSDNWFIKTAEEMGIEENQKMGGMKFE; this comes from the coding sequence ATGCTAATTAGATTAAAAAGATTCGACAGAAAAGAAGATGAGTCAATTATGTTTAATTTCCCTTATGAGGAAAGTGAAATATCCAATGTATATAATCAGCTGGAGCTTAAAACTTCAATTGCTCCCAACTGCTATATTGAAGAAGTAGTTTATGATCCAGATATCAATGAAGTTCTAAAAGGTAAAGAGTGCAATATCGATGAATTAAATTTCTTATTTAAGAGGATGGATAGTTTTGATACAAAGGAAAGAAAGATATTTTTTGCTTCGGCCTTTGCAGAGAATCCTGAAACAATAGCAGAGTTAATCAATCAAAGCTTTAATACTCATTGCTATAGCCTTGTAAGTGACTTTAATAATCTGGAAACTGTAGGAAAAGATTTATATCTATCAGAAAAGCAAGCAGTAGCTACCAGAGAATTAGAAGAGCTTGATGGTGGATCCTTTGCAATGGAGGTAATAAAAAACAATACTAATTTTAGAATTACTCCTTATGGAGTCTTATATAAAAATTCAAATGTGCCAGAGCAAATATATAACGGCAAGCAGTTTCCCCCATACCATTGGAAAGAAACTGTAGCAACAATACATCTGACCGCAAAAGGTGCGAATGAATTTATCTATCTTCCTTGTTCTGATGTTGAAATTGAAAAGGCACTGATGAGATTAGATACTCCTTACTTACATGATTGTGAAGTTACAATTGATAGTCATAACTTTTCAGATAGGATAATAAATATTATTTCTGCTGATACAACACCATTAACTAAGATAGATACCTTAAATAAATTAGCAGAATATTATAAGGAAATAGGCAACCATGATATAGAATATTTTGAAAAACTTATGGACTATGTTAAACCTAGAACTGTTGATGAAATCTTTGCACTTGCAGATTCTATGTATGAATTTGAACTATTTGATGGTATCCATAATGTAGAAAACTATGGAAGATATATGATTTGTGACTCAGGTCATTTTGAATATGATTCAAATCTTGAAGAATACATTGATTTTAAAAGATATGGACAGCAGAAAATGGGCCATGAATTTGGAGCGCTTTCAGAGAAAGGATATATCATTTACCATGGATATAATCAAAAACTTGCCAATTTATTATTTGAAAATCTTGGAATGGTATTTCCTAAACAAGAAGAACTAAAAACCTTTAAACTGTTTATGCCTCTTAGGATAACAACATATGATATAGAAAATGAATATGGTTATAAAGAATATGCAAATGAACCACAGGAAATTTCAAATGCTGAAGTAGTTGAGTATCTAGATGTAATCCTGAAGGCAATAGAAGAAAACAATCTTCCAGAAGAAGAACAAAGAGGTCTGATGAGATATTATGATGACCATGATAGTGTTAATGCAAAAGTATCAAAGTATGTGTTCTCCGTTGAACTCGTAGAAGGAGAAGTAATAGGGGTAGCTTTTCTTACTTTAAATGATGAATTGACTCCAAAGGAGCTTGAAAAGATCAAAGATAATATAACTGGACAGGCATCAGATGGCTGGTGTGAAGGCTTTGAACAGAGAGAAATTAGTACAGAAATGGGAGATATTTATGTTAGCTTTTGGAACAGTGATAACTGGTTTATTAAGACAGCTGAGGAAATGGGTATAGAAGAAAATCAAAAAATGGGAGGTATGAAATTTGAATAA
- a CDS encoding DUF4314 domain-containing protein, which yields MNNDRKQVERIKNGYPVGTRIELISTMDDVQGVEKGTKGTVIGVDDIGTIHMKWDNGRGLGLIPGEDNLKVLSRPQEEEMKGSDEPSKEQSQGMGGMSL from the coding sequence TTGAATAATGATAGGAAACAAGTAGAAAGAATTAAGAACGGCTATCCTGTAGGGACACGAATTGAATTAATTTCAACAATGGATGATGTACAAGGCGTTGAAAAAGGTACAAAGGGAACAGTAATAGGGGTAGATGACATTGGAACCATACACATGAAATGGGATAATGGCAGAGGTCTTGGTCTTATTCCTGGAGAAGATAACTTAAAAGTGTTATCTCGTCCACAGGAAGAAGAGATGAAAGGGTCAGATGAGCCTTCCAAAGAACAATCACAAGGCATGGGAGGAATGAGTTTATAA